The following coding sequences lie in one Drosophila bipectinata strain 14024-0381.07 chromosome XR, DbipHiC1v2, whole genome shotgun sequence genomic window:
- the LOC122321425 gene encoding uncharacterized protein: MRRRVSPFRPTNERIATIRITAKFFNISLICAHAPTEEKDDATKDAFYADLDRAYGRCPSHDIKILLGDFNAKVGREDIFGATVGRFSLHETTSSNGLRLIGYAAAHNMVVRSTGFRHLDIHKASWLSPDRLTRNQIDHVVIDARHASNILDVIIVRCCRGPNIDSDHYLVAAKIRTRLCVAKIARRSALRRLDIGKLQSQQAKNAFSTHVSGLLSRAPSIPEDISDMWALISHSLRASAEEVLGFQRPLTRNPWYDQECHDATAAKDAAYRRTLQAGTTRAIVDVYRSRRRDEKRLFRRKKKEQERRECESTESSRRRNEARNFYQRVKRLTQGFKTGAMACRDDDGNLVTEAEVVLRLWSDHFWSLLSGSSTDSEDYDPRTPIYGTDIEVPIPSHIEVKDAIQRLKNHKSAGADGLPAELFKAAGDMLVGSMHQLISKIWLTESIP, translated from the coding sequence ATGCGGCGCCGAGTCTCTCCATTTCGGCCAACAAACGAGAGAATTGCAACGATCCGAATTACTGCCAAATTCTTTAACATCAGCCTGATATGCGCACATGCCCCAACGGAGGAAAAGGATGATGCCACCAAGGACGCTTTCTATGCGGATCTCGACCGAGCTTATGGCCGCTGTCCTTCCCATGACATTAAAATTCTCCTCGGGGATTTTAATGCCAAGGTAGGGCGAGAAGACATCTTTGGTGCTACCGTCGGGCGATTTAGTCTACATGAGACCACCTCGAGCAATGGTCTCAGATTAATAGGCTATGCAGCTGCGCATAATATGGTGGTTCGTAGTACTGGATTCCGTCATTTGGACATACATAAAGCATCTTGGCTCTCTCCCGATCGACTGACCAGAAATCAGATCGATCATGTTGTGATCGATGCAAGGCACGCATCTAATATACTCGACGTTATAATCGTGCGATGCTGTCGGGGTCCCAACATCGACTCCGACCATTATCTTGTTGCAGCTAAGATTCGCACACGGCTATGTGTGGCGAAGATTGCACGTCGAAGTGCGTTAAGAAGACTGGACATCGGAAAGCTGCAATCACAACAGGCAAAGAATGCATTCTCCACTCACGTCTCGGGGCTATTAAGCCGAGCACCTTCAATACCTGAAGACATAAGCGATATGTGGGCGCTCATATCTCACTCCCTGCGAGCTTCGGCAGAAGAAGTGCTTGGATTCCAGCGTCCTCTAACAAGGAATCCATGGTACGATCAGGAGTGTCATGACGCAACAGCTGCAAAGGACGCCGCCTACAGAAGAACACTGCAGGCTGGGACGACACGAGCTATTGTGGATGTATACAGGTCGAGAAGAAGAGACGAAAAACGCCTTTTCAGACGCAAGAAGAAAGAGCAGGAAAGGCGAGAGTGTGAGAGCACAGAGAGCAGCAGGCGCAGAAATGAAGCACGTAACTTCTACCAGAGGGTCAAGCGTCTGACCCAAGGATTTAAGACTGGTGCAATGGCGTGCAGGGACGATGATGGAAATCTTGTCACAGAAGCAGAGGTCGTGCTGAGGTTATGGAGCGATCACTTCTGGAGTCTGTTATCTGGCTCAAGCACAGACTCTGAAGACTATGATCCACGAACCCCAATCTATGGCACGGATATTGAAGTGCCAATCCCAAGTCATATCGAAGTCAAGGATGCAATCCAACGGCTTAAAAACCACAAGTCTGCAGGTGCTGACGGCCTGCCGGCAGAATTGTTTAAGGCAGCCGGTGATATGTTGGTAGGGAGCATGCACCAACTAATCAGTAAGATATGGCTCACGGAGAGCATACCCTAA